One region of Eleutherodactylus coqui strain aEleCoq1 chromosome 5, aEleCoq1.hap1, whole genome shotgun sequence genomic DNA includes:
- the GGT6 gene encoding glutathione hydrolase 6, whose amino-acid sequence MTSVRQEVRYHRLQGEENDEQEEVTVHLYSQSSRPVVQARRRHAAVRICSSLLLLAVAIGFVLYELEYGRPESPSAKQSFHDHLDPPWNISTLEIDHHDVHHHSEKEHEGHQHGGDEQIGSLPPSHSHSAGTYHHAATLTDSESCSRVARDVLQADGSVFDAGIAAVLCLAVVHPHAVSLGGIFSSIYIIGKTQNASVLNAVPSKASPISYGIPALLQGLWLLHQKHGRKPWADLFSPAIDLANRGFLVDSSLHAALEKNQDKARSSEGLQGLFYDQKILKRMGASVVNVQLGNVLEIAKAMSDSALPDVLIQNLLSDIQSADREKFREALSEVHLKGEDPVQIQLDGLTLYSSSAPTAGRILTTSVQEVYQNGRINVSSTISKLLINVSKTMYSMGHAWPPGNRSGGPQMQPHLALVGSNVLVADADGDVLLIALTMNSTFGSGFVSPSTGILLSDFVGGASSAAYAPLSFWACPSLLSFGDYNDVVGLTGRGGSALPFTLAHVLLSHILLQRELTESINGTLTDLWPGDTDPWLKYFGLQSSEHETVMAVEVRAEHVHVVTSQNCSCHPAGL is encoded by the exons ATGACTTCAGTGCGGCAGGAGGTCCGGTACCAccgcctgcagggggaggagaacgACGAGCAGGAGGAGGTGACCGTACACCTGTACAG ccaaTCGTCTCGCCCTGTGGTCCAGGCGCGCCGCAGACATGCTGCGGTTCGGATCTGCTCCTCACTGCTCCTGCTGGCTGTAGCTATTGGCTTTGTTTTGTATGAACTAGAATATGGACGTCCAGAATCGCCCTCGGCCAAGCAGAGCTTTCATGACCACCTGGACCCACCCTGGAACATAAGCACCTTGGAAATCGACCATCATGATGTCCATCACCATTCTGAAAAGGAACATGAGGGCCATCAGCATGGAGGTGATGAGCAAATCGGGAGCCTTCCTCCCAGCCACAGTCACTCTGCAGGCACATACCACCATGCTGCCACTCTCACAGATTCTG AGTCTTGTTCCAGAGTGGCTCGGGATGTTCTCCAGGCTGATGGCTCTGTGTTCGATGCTGGCATTGCTGCTGTCCTGTGTCTTGCTGTTGTACATCCACACGCCGTAAGTTTAG GTGGAATTTTCTCCTCCATCTATATTATTGGGAAAACCCAGAATGCATCTGTGCTGAATGCAGTTCCCAGCAAAGCATCTCCCATTTCATATGGGATTCCTGCTCTTCTCCAAGGACTGTGGTTGCTCCATCAGAAACATGGCAGGAAGCCATGGGCAGACTTGTTCAGCCCAGCCATCGATCTGGCCAATCGGGGGTTCTTGGTGGACAGTAGCCTGCATGCAGCTCTAGAGAAGAACCAGGACAAAGCCAGGTCCTCTGAGGGTCTGCAAGGTCTCTTCTATGATCAAAAGATCCTCAAGAGGATGGGAGCTTCAGTAGTAAATGTGCAACTGGGAAATGTACTGGAGATTGCTAAAGCCATGAGTGATTCTGCTCTCCCAGACGTGCTCATCCAGAATCTGTTGAGTGACATTCAGTCGGCAGATCGGGAGAAGTTCCGCGAGGCGCTCTCTGAAGTGCACCTTAAAGGTGAGGATCCTGTACAGATTCAGCTTGATGGACTGACACTGTACAGCTCATCTGCTcccacagcagggagaattctcaccACCTCTGTACAGGAAGTGTATCAGAATGGAAGGATCAATGTGTCATCCACCATCTCCAAGCTTCTCATCAATGTCTCTAAGACTATGTACAGCATGGGCCATGCATGGCCTCCAGGAAACCGCTCGGGTGGTCCACAGATGCAGCCGCACTTGGCACTTGTAGGAAGCAATGTTCTAGTTGCGGATGCAgatggagatgtgctgctgattgCCCTCACAATGAACAGCACGTTTGGCTCAGGATTTGTGTCTCCCTCCACAGGAATCCTCCTCAGTGACTTTGTTGGGGGGGCATCTTCTGCGGCATATGCTCCTCTCTCGTTTTGGGCCTGTCCATCACTACTTTCATTTGGAGACTATAATGATGTAGTAGGCCTCACAGGCCGTGGAGGAAGTGCTCTGCCTTTCACCTTGGCTCATGTTCTGTTAAGTCATATCCTGCTGCAGAGGGAGCTGACTGAGTCTATCAATGGAACCTTGACTGACCTGTGGCCTGGAGATACTGACCCCTGGCTTAAGTACTTTGGTTTACAGAGCAGTGAACATGAGACTGTCATGGCAGTAGAAGTACGAGCAGAGCATGTACATGTGGTAACATCACAGAATTGTTCGTGTCATCCTGCAGGACTTTAA